The genomic DNA AAGACAACCACCCATAGCTAAATAGAGAAGGCGAGGGGCGGGCGGTAGCAAGTTAAACAGAACCTCTGCGAGACAGCAGCGAAACAGACTGATGGTAAGACGAGTGTTTAAGTGTTCTTCTCATTTACAGGCCGCGACCGGCCGAGGCGAGCTGCTTCACTCACGGTACCGAGCGCTGCGTTCACTTACGGGCTGTTTGTTTAACGGAGGGGCGGCTGCCATCTTCTCCAGCGTGAGTAACGGGACGTTAGCTCAGATGCTAACAGGTAACGTGTCAGTTGTGTGCCTCAGAGCTTCATGGAGCTAATATTAATGTTACTGTTGTCTTTACAaggtttaaatacatatatacgtatgtatttAAACCTTGTTCGGGGTTGGGggcaaagacacaaaacatacTCAGTTAATTGTCATGTTGCGGAAGAGAAATCGATTAATATCGATATTTATTAACTGGCATGCTTCAACATGttgtaaataaagataaatgtagaaagcagaaaaataatatgtatataataaatctatcactatattattattattattattattattattaaatgacaCTGTTTGTTTGGCTGAATCTTTgcactgttgttttgtttgctttgttagttcattttaaatatattgtaaatttttcttatttcttttaaatatttctttgtaGTATGAATACCTATTTTGTtcataaacaaaataatgatataTCTGTCAAAAGAGGGAACTGATAAGGAAGTAACATTATGTAGttcattttgatatatatatatatatatatatatatatatatatatatatatatatatatatatatatatatatatatatatatatatattatattatttgacaGAGTAAGCTGGTAAAcaagtataatataatattaatgtatttaatttatatagcgcttttcgtgatactcaaagacactttacataacataataataataataatatatatatatatatatatatatatatatatatatatatatatatatatatataaataatatttaacaGAATAAGCtggtaaacaaatataaagccTAGGTCTGATTTTTATTGAACATATGCTATTTTAAGGGAataataagtcattattttgcTTAATACCGCACTGTTTCTTTTTATATGCATTCATTTTGGATTAATAAGGACCTTAACAAATGACTCtgtgttctctctgcagacccaGCACGAGCAGCCAGTCGTTCCACTGACATGGACAAGTACGAAAAGGTGAAGAAAATCGGCGAAGGCTCATTCGGAAAGGCCATCCTCGTCAAATCCAAACAGGATGGACACCAGTACGTCATCAAAGAGATCGGCATATCCGCAGTAAGCTCCCGTGAACCGCACGCCGTCCTCACTGTCCGCGCCAGCTGCCTCACGCCACCTTTTCTCTGTTGTTTATCTTTTTGACAGATGTCGAGTAAAGAGAGGCAGGAGTCTCGGAAAGAGGTGGCCGTTCTGGCCACCATGAGTCATCCCAACATCGTCCAGTACAAGGAGTCTTTCGAAGGTATCCACAGATATCGGCCTTCAGACTTGATAAATCCCGATGGACAGGACACGAGGTGTATGCGATGACCTTTCTGAATGTCTTctaaccacttttctttttcttttttaaagagggGGGCTGCCTGTACATCGTGATGGATTACTGTGAGGGCGGAGACCTCTTCAAGAAGATCAACTCCCAGAAAGGAGCGCTGTTCTCAGAAGAGAAAGTAAGCCTCTCGTCGTTTGAGAACATGTGGACTGAATCGGTCATCGTAACTGGTGTCGATGGGAAGttgatcctgtgtgtgtgtgtgtgtgtgtgtgtgtgtgtgtggccatcttctccccctccccagaTCTTGGATTGGTTTGTGCAGATTAGCCTGGCGCTGAAGCACGTGCATGATCGAAAAATCCTCCACAGGGATATCAAATCACAGGTATTTCCTCCTTGAACCGCCAGCTCCTCCCTCCCCAACGTGGCGTATTCGTCCTGTATTTACACGTCTCTTCGTAATGTCCACGTAGAACATATTTTTGACGAAGGATGGGACCGTGCAGCTTGGAGACTTTGGGATCGCAAGAGTGCTCaacaggtgtgcgtgtgtgtgtgtgtgtgtgaaacgtCATCTGGATAAATTTACACATTTTTGGGGGCAGAAAGCATAATATTATCCATTCTCTTGTCATTTTTCAGCACTGTAGAACTCGCAAGAACGTGCATCGGCACCCCGTATTACCTGTCGCCGGAGATCTGCGAAAATAAACcgtacaacaacaaaaggtaCCGAGGATCGTTTTTCGGGTGTTTTGTCTTATTTGTGgtgtaaattaatatttaatagtAATCCCAACAAACTGAGTCGCGCAggatcatgttgttgttgtcttctctTTTATTGAGTGATCCTGCTTCTCTGTCGCTGCGGCCGGATGTCAGTATTGATTTCCTCTTGAACTACTTTGAGCGTGTCATTTAATCGACTTTACTGACCACCAATGAAGTACATTTAGCAGCAGCTCAATATCCCGTGTGGAGTTTTCTCGGCAAAGAAATAGGGGAGACACTAAATggtaaataaatagaaatcTTACAGTGAAACGACCCCAGTttacttttaattatttgaaatgGGGCATTATGTAACGGTGACTTTTGGTGAATCAAGCATAAATCTACAgaaaaagtagtaaaataaatgttttctttcctcaaGTCTGAAAGAAGACAAGTTATGGAGGTAAAATACCAACAAGTATATAAAACCAAAGTTCGGGCCTGTTGTGTTTCCCATcgacgatttaaaaaaaaaagaaaagaaaaacattgcaaGTGACTGTTTATTGAATGAATGTAAACCCCAGAACTTATTCCTGCCTGTCCATCTGTTTGCTCCCGCCCCTCCTCTGCAGTGATATTTGGGCCCTCGGGTGTGTCCTGTATGAAATGTGCACTCTTAAGCATGCTGTAagtattcagtgtgtgtgctgtttattCATAAATGCAGATTTAATGTATCTTACGCAGCATCGCAGCGCTCTCTCGCATGCTTTGATCTCTGTTTGGTTCCTGAGAGCCCACGTATTCATGAACCCTCTGaacctgttttttttatgtattagtTCGTCACGACAGAATAGAAAAGTCCTGCAAGAAGTATagaacacaaacatgtctttAGCAAAGAAGTAAACGGTTGTAATGGCATAAATTATAACGTTGAATTTCTTTTGATACGTTATTTTACAATAAAGTGCTACCAAGGTTGGAAAGATGGAGGTTCCACGTGTTTTACATATTGAACtattaacatgttatactcTACGGTCTCAAGATGAATCATTCATAGTTTCACTGAGGAACTCAgaacttaatgttttttttacagaatctgGTTATAGCAAACGGTTTATTTGGGGCGAGATTTTAAAAGAGACTTGTCACAGTTTCAAACTACGTTTTTGGacgcttttttttcctgcacacACGATGTGTTCAAAGACCGTCGGaaagatattttttaaaaaatccgACGATGTCAGTTTTTGCAACTTCTGGCttcaaattgttttaaaataaacaacccGCTGCTTTAGTACGATTCCCCCTCACGCGTTCtacccgtctccctcctccagtTCGAGGCCGGCAACATGAAGAACCTGGTTCTGAAGATCATCCGCGGCTCGTACCCGCCCGTGTCCGGCCACTACTCCCCGGAGCTGCGCTCGCTCCTGGCGCTGCTGTTCAAACGCAGCCCGAGAGAGAGGCCGTCCGTCGGCAGCATCCTGGACAAGCCGTTCCTCACCGGCAGGATCGAACGCTTCCTCACGCCGCAGGTGGAGCAGCGCGCGGCGAGGCATCTGATgacgcaacaacaacaacaacaacaacaacgtggtTAAAATAATAACGTGTTGTTCTCCACCGATTCCAGATCATTGCTCAGGAATTCCGCCATACTTTTCTTCACAAGCAGCCTAAAGTGGGTTTGGTGCAGGGACCACCAGGTCAGCaacgacttcttcttctttattttattttttacatttcatgtaaaTGGGTCAACAAAAAAATGGTTTCAGGTCAATAacgcagggaaaaaaaagaaaagtatatcTTCTTGTAATTGTACCAGAATTTAAGTGTTTTGGGTTAGTTAGGACGACATTAAGAGGGAGAAATAAACTGCGTTGTTAGCGTGCTCTGAATCCGATGCTTTGTTGGTGCAAAAAAACatctatattgttaataatgttACGTAATACTTTGGAGACCAGCCGTGACTAGATCTCATAGAACAACATGTCATGCCTTCTTTTCTGTTGAATACTGACTTCTTATGCTTTGACTCGTGTGACCAGCCAAGCGTCCCGCCCCGGGCTCCACGCCACTCACCCCGGCCCAGAAGATCACCAAACCAGCCAGCAAATACGGAGTGCCTTTAACCGCGAGGAAGGTGACGGATGCCAGAAGACCGGCCGTGAAGCATAAAGCGGTGAgcgggcggggggagggggggttcgCTCCGGGGTCACGCCGGAGGCCTTCTCCCATCTTTGTgctagttttctttttttttttcttttttttttacatggtaGTGTGTCGGCGACCCTCTGAACCCCAGTGTCATATGTTGCTTAGGCCCCTCCCCCTGCAGCCCCCCACAGAAGAGTGAGtcaagtggaggaagagaggaaaaaactCGAGGTACAGCAGAAAGCCCCTCGTGACTTTACTGTTAGACTCCCCCCTTCCTTTTCCTCACCCCACCTGAaggtgtgccccccccccccccccccccctatcggCATGTTTAgctgttcctccctctcctttacGCTTCATCCTCCACGTTCACCTGTTTCTCCCGTTCACAGCTGTTAACCAACCGTTTCTTTAagaggcttcttcttcttctcccttctttctttcctcctttctttctttctttttaaaaacgaGATGCTTTTGCCTCCTTCAGGACGGCATCAGAAAGAAAAGGATGGAGCTGAttgagaaagaaaggaaacagagagagcagGTGGGTGCATTttgttaaagggccagtaccgatgttctgaagagtgtttctgtgagcttcctcttcttcttcttcttcttctcctgcagagttttactgcagcaggtgAAGCAAAGTGAAGTTCTGCTGTGTGGGCGTATTTTAGACTCCTAAAAGAACCATGACGGGTGCTTCAGTTCCCCGTCAGAAAGGTTCCTCGGACAGCAACACGCTCCACTTCTTTTAGTCTGCACCGACGTCCATTTGGGCTCAAGGATGAATAGATTTGAACGTGGTGGCCTCCGGTTAAAAAGGTCACCGCGACCTCACAAAACACTGAAGAAGAATCTATATGCTAGTTATGATAATGTCACACAAATGACAAAGTCATGATACTTGGATTTGGGCAGAAATGGATGCAGAATGCAACCACAGCAGAACATGACTTCCCTCCCTCCGCTGTAGTAAAACACCGACTATGTAAACCCCTCTGTAGAGTTTCTGATGGACCAGGAAGCGGCTGGAAATGTAACAACAGTTTTTCCTTCAGGTGTTCCTGTTGAAAGCGGATCAAATGAAGagatatgaaaaagaaaaggtagctgttatttgttatttcatAGTCATCATCACTGTAGTAAAGGGGGGGTTGTAAAGGGaaaatgtactgtgtgtgtgtgtgtctctatctgAAACTGAAATAAGGATCTTTAACAGATGAATCGTATCAACCAGGCCAGAGAACAAGGCTGGAAACATGTCCTGAGCTCTAGCGGGGGGAGCAGCCCAGAGAGGAAGGTACTGGATCCAGTTCCCAGGACTACATTTCATGGTTCCACGCCTCCTTCCGGCTCACGGCCACCTCTCTGTGCCCTTTTACTCAGTGTTATGTAGGCGGAGGAAAGGGTCCCGGCCCTTCGGCCTGTCTGCCAGGTAGAACCCCGTACGAGCACTACCACGCCGCCCTGGACCAAATGGCTAAACCGCAGCCTAAAGCCTTCGGCGGGGAGGCGTCCTCGGCAGGACTGGGCAGTCCCACCCGGTGAGTTCCCGGATGTCCCCCGTGTACTTCAGGTGATTTCTCCTTTTTGTCGAATACCTAACACTTAACGGGCGCTCCCTTCCCGAGAAGcgtacctgctgctgctgccggtcCAGTTCTGCCCAACGGCCCCGCCCGACTCCTGAACTGCGACGCCGTCAAGAGGGAGCTGCAGCGGCTGCAGCACGTTTCCAAACCGGTCCACGTCAGTCGGTCAGTCCGGCGGCCCGCTGCGACAACATCTGGATTTTAAACTCCGCGTCCTCGCTCCGGTCGCTCTGAATTCacgcgttttttttttaaattccgtGTTTCAGGCCGCGGGGTCAGGCGGCTGCCGGACGGGCCTATCAGGTGGAGGAGTTTTTACAGCGGAAGAGGGAAGCCATGCTCAACAAAGTCCGTGCCGAGGGACAGCTGGTACGTAGTGGTTCGTCCTAAATGTTATGGATCTTAAAGCTCCATTAAcacgtttcttttcttctctatgTAAACATTGAATGAAATGGCTCCACGTATCGTGGAAGCGTCGCAAGTTCTGCCAAATTCTACGAAGCACCGGCCGGGTGTTTCAGctccattgttttggtttgtgagGTTCGAGACCCACCGGCTCTCACTGCCGCTGTTTGCTGCCTACTGAGCCAGAGTAACTGAGGAGAGATGAACACATGAGAGGCACCTTCTGAGGGACACCTTTCACATTTCTTCTCCAGCTAGCTGCTAACATTTATTCATCTCTATTTATTGCTGGAAACCAGCTGCCATGTGCTGCAGGAAAAAGAAGTGTGGGACTGAATCAAAGAGCTAAAATACGATGTAGAGCTGCAGAGTTGGGCGCTAACGCTCTGCGGGCTTcttgaaaatgtttaattgacgtTTTATTGATTGGATTTACCGTTTCCTCCGGGCCCGAGCTCATGGCTGCTGTGCCAGTTAGACGTTAAGGGGCTACGTCCTGTATGTAAACAGGGCGCTCGGCAAAACCTGACCGCAACCTACAGAAGCCGGGCCGGTTCCATCTGGTGCAGGAGACCCAGAGccgaccaggaggaggaggtaggagcCCGGAGAGGGAGCCTGAACGCCTCACAGCCCACCTCCCTCGCAGCACGTCCGGCTTTGGCTCGCCGTCCTTCATATgcactgaaccccccccccccctcccataaTGCAACCTGGCAGCTCAAACCCATGTGTGCTGTTCCATTTGTGAACCGCCTGTTTTTTGCCTCTCCAATAATGGCCgctcacaacaacaaacaccttttttttgtttgtttgtttgttcgttgtGTTCCATTTCAAATAACCACTCCCGCCTCCATTTTGAGTTGTTTATtgcagcttgttgttgttgttgtcgtttgaACAGAgcacataaatacatgcatctttattttattattctggCTGAGTGGCTGATGTGATTAAGAACACACGTTGTGGTTTCTTCCCGTGCAATTTATGTTACATTTCTTGTATGATCGTGAGCGCCTTCGTCTAGCTGACTGTGTGTAACGCACGTCTGTTGGTTCTCAGGAGTACTTGTCCAGGCTGAGGCAGATCCGCCTGCAGAACTTCAACGAGCGTCAGCAGATCAAAGCCCGGCTCCGAGGAGAGAAGGTACTCCGCTCTCACATGACGGCaaactttgtgtttttacacttttattttctcctctgacatttcgtgtgtgtgtgtgtgtgtgtgtgtgtcgtcttcttctttgtttcctccCAGTATGACAGCGATGGTTCTGACAGCCAGGAGGCCAGCGAGGAAGCGGAGCTCCGGAGGAAGAAGATCGAGGCTTTAAAAGTGAGAGAATGATACATTTAACAATATGCGACGCTCAACTGAtgacaagaaacacaaacatcaaaGGGACAAAAACAGGCCAATTTATTGTCATTAGTAGTTCCTTTTATCAGCTAAACACCGACTGTTTGAGCACCACGTCTCTGCCCCCACCCCTCAGCCCACAGGGTCTGACGTGTCAATCCGGGGTATATTGTACCCTGGATGTCCGTCAATCTAAGCCTGGATTTTTTTGCAAAGACCGTCAGCTAGACTACCTCAGGGACTTGTCCTCCTGGTGGTTTTAATGGGGATTAGAGGGTCAGATGCTCGACCATCCTATAATCAATTACCTTGAAACAcctcagtgtttttaaaaaggctctGACTCATTGAGGCGACTAAAGACGCTATCCGCTCTCCTTTTGCTGACCTTGCATGAAAAGATCAAATGCTcccgtcgttgttgttgttgttgttctcgaAGGCCCAGGCGAACGCCCGCGCCGCCGTTCTGAAAGAACagctggagaagaagaggagggaggcccaggagagggaaaagagagctTGGGAGGACCACGTGAGGTCTTATCATTCTTTGCACTCTCCTACCGTTACTTGTCCCAACCGGTGCGTGTGAATTTAGTTTAATCTTGTGTACTGTGGTAGCTTGCAGCTCGGGGGGTAAAGGTTGgcatggcagcagcagcagcagcatcatcatcatcatcgtcaccaccagcagcagcagcagcagcagcatcgtCTACCTCTGACGGTCCTCTTCCACAGCCGAGTCCCTTTCAGCTGGACCCAGCGGCCGAACCTCCGGCCCCGCCTGCAGCCATATCCATGACCGCCGCCCTGAAGAATGTTGGAGCGGTCAGTATTCTTTTACCAGTGGTGCCaaacccgggggggggggggggggggaagagggtcTGGGATTTCTTTTGCACATACGGGAACTTAATACCAGTTTATAAAATAGTAGTCGCTGTGCTGTTTGTGCACAGGGTAAGATGGAGCTGTTCTTAGATCTACAgtattgttgtatttgtacTCCATAGCTTTATTAATTTAGTATTTTGCGTTTTGACAGACGACTCCGCTGAAAGAAAAGTCCCCAGAGACCGCCACGGTCGTCCAGGTGAGTTCACGACACGGGattcagaccccccccccccaccccccccccccccaggagtcGACATTCAGGAAGATAATTCTACTTAATCGTGTAACAGAGTGAGAAGAAGCTGATTCTGCGGCGACTCAACCAGAACCTGAAAACCCAGAGCGCGGTGGAGTCGGTGGAGTCGGTGGAGTCGGTGGAGTCGGTGGAGTCGGTGGAGTCGGTGGAGTCGGTGGAGCCGGTGGAGCCGGTGGAGCCGGCTCATCCGAGTCCTGGTCCCCAACGGAGCCGGGCGGACTCGGACACGCGTCCCTCTTCCAACGGAGACCGGAAGAAGTGGGACGCGGCGGAACTGCCCGTGCTTCCCGTGGCTCAGCGAACCTTTGAGGAAACCTCGACCGGTGAGTCGACGTCTGTCCAGCATCCTCGCCGTCAATGAACGTCCTCTATATGCGCTTTTTAATGCGACTACAAGCCTCTGGTGGCATTAATAAGAAATGACACTTTTCTCTTTACCTTTCCGTCAAGTCTCTCATTCTGAAATCTACTGTTGTATCTGTgttgttaaatatttttaaatgcattcatcCACGAGCATGAAAATCCTTCAGATGACACGCTGACATCAGCGTCACatgacacaataacacaacaacaaacaggacGGTTTTGAAtctccctctcgtcctctcacCAGCCACCTCGACGTCTCCAGACGACGGACAGTCTTCCGCTGGAGACCGGAGGAAGTGGGAGGCGGGACTTCCTCTTGTCCTTTCCGTAGCCCGACAAACTCTGGAGGAGACGTACCTCGGGACCATCGGTGAGTTCCCTTTTCAACGCGAGTGACGGCGCAGAGAAGTGCGCGTAAAAGTGCACGTGAAAGTGCGCGTGAAAAGAAAATCTCAAGTCTCTCACCGTCTTGTGTGACGTCGTCTCCAGAGCGAACGGCGGGGGAGGTGATCCAGATGGCGGCGCTGCAGGAAGAGGCTCGCAGGAAGGTGTGGGGAGCGAGTCCGGACTCTCAGGTGCTGAGGGTGCTGAGGGAGGCGGAGCTTCAGCCTCTCACACAGCGGCTGGAGGACGTCACCGTCGGCGAGGACGACATCTGCAGCCCTGGTTCGTCTTCGTACGCTCTTCCTCATTTGTGTCTACGACCTTGAAGGTGCCCCTCGGGGAAACGGTTTGATTTGGACTTTGagatgcaccttttttttttttttttttttataaacaatcagagtaataaaaaacaattgatACAATAAgaactaaataaacaaaaagataataacaagaataaagcgtttaaaaaaaaaaaaaaaagattctatCGAGTAAAAGCCGGTCTGTAACGATGTTTCAGCCGATGTCACGCCGCCGCCCAGAGAACCGATGTCCGCTCAACCGGCGCCGCCTGCCTCGGCCCCGAGCCCGGAGGTCCAGAAGGAGAGCGCTCCGACGAACCTCGCCGAGATTCAGGGTGAGTGTGACACTCGGATCGTTCCTCCCCGGTTGGATTCGTGCCCGGTATGCTGTCGCCGGACATCCGGACCAACATTTACAACGCTTACGTGTTCCTACGTCATCGAAGGGCCGGGTTTCGACCGGAGTTCTTCTCACGGGCGTTTTTTAGAGCAACGGGTGTTTCGGTTGAACGAGCGACCGTGTTGACTGGTGACTTTCAGCCAGGTTTGGATAATATGACACGGTTGGTGCTTTTCCCCCCGAGAGTCACCagtcaaagtccctatttatttatttgtttttacctgtattttagctattcttatttatttatttttagcttttaggatgttttaattatgtgaagtgtctttgagtattatgaaaagcgctatataaattaaatgcattattattattattaacgcgGTTTGATTATGGAATAGGATTTAGTCTTGAGACTAAGATGTTGATTTTAGTTTTAGTCACATTCCATTAATttttatccctttttttttggttttggttttagtTGCTGAAaagtcatttatattttttatttgtttattttgtttaggtGGTGTTCTCCACCTTTTCTGGAGGTTAACATCCTCACGTAGCTTCACAGGATGTTGAACTGACGTAAATTATCATTGTGTGCATTGTTCTTTTGCCACTTTGATCAACTTATATATTGTTCCCAAACATCGTCTATAAATGAACTGAACTATTAACTAACTAACGAATACTTAAGGTGTATTTCAACCCCACCTGGTCTGACTCTCTGCAGATCCAGAAGACGTGGAGTCTTTGGTTCTGGAGGAGACGCCTCGACGGGCCTCGCGTCCTCCAGCCGGTGTGCAGCAGGCCTGGGAGCAGGAAGCCCGACAGCCGATGTGActgttcctctttcttttttttttttatattaagaattaatcTTAATGTTGGTGTGAAAAAGCAGATTTCTGTCATCACTTACCCACCTCAATATGTCTGAAAACCTTCTTTCTTTGACACATTTAAAGACGAGCTAAAGTGTATTCTTCTCACAGGCCACCAGAGGGCGTAACTAGACCCGCTGCCACTAAAGAGGCCGAGAGGAGTGCAGAGAAACCGGCCGAATCCAGTAAGCTTTCCTGTTCAGAGAGTCAAAGAACACTTTTCTGTGGTTATAATCCTACTTACCCCCCCATGCCAGGTTCAGCCCAACGCGAGGAGCCCCTG from Cyclopterus lumpus isolate fCycLum1 chromosome 4, fCycLum1.pri, whole genome shotgun sequence includes the following:
- the nek1 gene encoding serine/threonine-protein kinase Nek1 isoform X1, which codes for MLTDPARAASRSTDMDKYEKVKKIGEGSFGKAILVKSKQDGHQYVIKEIGISAMSSKERQESRKEVAVLATMSHPNIVQYKESFEEGGCLYIVMDYCEGGDLFKKINSQKGALFSEEKILDWFVQISLALKHVHDRKILHRDIKSQNIFLTKDGTVQLGDFGIARVLNSTVELARTCIGTPYYLSPEICENKPYNNKSDIWALGCVLYEMCTLKHAFEAGNMKNLVLKIIRGSYPPVSGHYSPELRSLLALLFKRSPRERPSVGSILDKPFLTGRIERFLTPQIIAQEFRHTFLHKQPKVGLVQGPPAKRPAPGSTPLTPAQKITKPASKYGVPLTARKVTDARRPAVKHKAAPPPAAPHRRVSQVEEERKKLEDGIRKKRMELIEKERKQREQVFLLKADQMKRYEKEKMNRINQAREQGWKHVLSSSGGSSPERKCYVGGGKGPGPSACLPGRTPYEHYHAALDQMAKPQPKAFGGEASSAGLGSPTRVPAAAAGPVLPNGPARLLNCDAVKRELQRLQHVSKPVHVSRPRGQAAAGRAYQVEEFLQRKREAMLNKVRAEGQLGARQNLTATYRSRAGSIWCRRPRADQEEEEYLSRLRQIRLQNFNERQQIKARLRGEKYDSDGSDSQEASEEAELRRKKIEALKAQANARAAVLKEQLEKKRREAQEREKRAWEDHLAARGVKVGMAAAAAASSSSSSPPAAAAAAASSTSDGPLPQPSPFQLDPAAEPPAPPAAISMTAALKNVGATTPLKEKSPETATVVQSEKKLILRRLNQNLKTQSAVESVESVESVESVESVESVESVEPVEPVEPAHPSPGPQRSRADSDTRPSSNGDRKKWDAAELPVLPVAQRTFEETSTATSTSPDDGQSSAGDRRKWEAGLPLVLSVARQTLEETYLGTIERTAGEVIQMAALQEEARRKVWGASPDSQVLRVLREAELQPLTQRLEDVTVGEDDICSPADVTPPPREPMSAQPAPPASAPSPEVQKESAPTNLAEIQDPEDVESLVLEETPRRASRPPAGVQQAWEQEARQPMPPEGVTRPAATKEAERSAEKPAESSSAQREEPLFTKLCSPAHRRTAALLLLSAQSSVDDSSSSVASRSRSISPLRSKHHALLVGLSTGMFDANNPKMLRTCSLPDLSLLFSSRRDSAAAGDARGAPDDGNNLEIEDLEDAAKDDDDRSEAEDAYEDEDLRDIRASMERLLQEEGDLMRRSPLQVGAGDFNGNPPEEEEEEEEEEEEEEEDDDDRVLFQRIAAEIDQDSSQMAVDDDDEDEDEEEEEEDDDEECSNGSAGDEEAGELLTNGVGEGNHGNHSQLNEEWHSDGSGEEPGGEAAHHDSIFSRLEELRFNLEQQMGFEKFIEAYNKIKVRVSDLYNKIKVRVSDLYNKIKVRVFDLYNKIKVRVSDLYNKIKVRVSDLYNKIKVRVFDLYNKLKVRVSDLYNKIKVRVSDLYNKIKVRVSDLYNKIKVRVSDLYNKIKVRVFDLYNKLKVRVSDLYNKIKVRVSDLYNKIKVRVSDLYNKIKVRVSDLYNKIKVRVFDLYNKIKVRVFDLYNKIKVRVSDLYNKIKVRVSDLYMFTTSDFNKQTDSCFLFCFFKAIHEDEDENIDLGSSLVLNILGTEHQHLYPNILHLVMADGAYQEDNDE
- the nek1 gene encoding serine/threonine-protein kinase Nek1 isoform X6, which codes for MLTDPARAASRSTDMDKYEKVKKIGEGSFGKAILVKSKQDGHQYVIKEIGISAMSSKERQESRKEVAVLATMSHPNIVQYKESFEEGGCLYIVMDYCEGGDLFKKINSQKGALFSEEKILDWFVQISLALKHVHDRKILHRDIKSQNIFLTKDGTVQLGDFGIARVLNSTVELARTCIGTPYYLSPEICENKPYNNKSDIWALGCVLYEMCTLKHAFEAGNMKNLVLKIIRGSYPPVSGHYSPELRSLLALLFKRSPRERPSVGSILDKPFLTGRIERFLTPQIIAQEFRHTFLHKQPKVGLVQGPPAKRPAPGSTPLTPAQKITKPASKYGVPLTARKVTDARRPAVKHKAAPPPAAPHRRVSQVEEERKKLEDGIRKKRMELIEKERKQREQVFLLKADQMKRYEKEKMNRINQAREQGWKHVLSSSGGSSPERKCYVGGGKGPGPSACLPGRTPYEHYHAALDQMAKPQPKAFGGEASSAGLGSPTRVPAAAAGPVLPNGPARLLNCDAVKRELQRLQHVSKPVHVSRPRGQAAAGRAYQVEEFLQRKREAMLNKVRAEGQLGARQNLTATYRSRAGSIWCRRPRADQEEEEYLSRLRQIRLQNFNERQQIKARLRGEKYDSDGSDSQEASEEAELRRKKIEALKAQANARAAVLKEQLEKKRREAQEREKRAWEDHLAARGVKVGMAAAAAASSSSSSPPAAAAAAASSTSDGPLPQPSPFQLDPAAEPPAPPAAISMTAALKNVGATTPLKEKSPETATVVQSEKKLILRRLNQNLKTQSAVESVESVESVESVESVESVESVEPVEPVEPAHPSPGPQRSRADSDTRPSSNGDRKKWDAAELPVLPVAQRTFEETSTATSTSPDDGQSSAGDRRKWEAGLPLVLSVARQTLEETYLGTIERTAGEVIQMAALQEEARRKVWGASPDSQVLRVLREAELQPLTQRLEDVTVGEDDICSPADVTPPPREPMSAQPAPPASAPSPEVQKESAPTNLAEIQDPEDVESLVLEETPRRASRPPAGVQQAWEQEARQPMPPEGVTRPAATKEAERSAEKPAESSSAQREEPLFTKLCSPAHRRTAALLLLSAQSSVDDSSSSVASRSRSISPLRSKHHALLVGLSTGMFDANNPKMLRTCSLPDLSLLFSSRRDSAAAGDARGAPDDGNNLEIEDLEDAAKDDDDRSEAEDAYEDEDLRDIRASMERLLQEEGDLMRRSPLQVGAGDFNGNPPEEEEEEEEEEEEEEEDDDDRVLFQRIAAEIDQDSSQMAVDDDDEDEDEEEEEEDDDEECSNGSAGDEEAGELLTNGVGEGNHGNHSQLNEEWHSDGSGEEPGGEAAHHDSIFSRLEELRFNLEQQMGFEKFIEAYNKIKVRVSDLYNKIKVRVSDLYNKIKVRVFDLYNKIKVRVSDLYNKIKVRVSDLYNKIKVRVFDLYNKLKVRVSDLYNKIKVRVSDLYNKIKVRVSDLYNKIKVRVSDLYNKIKVRVFDLYNKLKVRVSDLYNKIKVRVSDLYNKIKVRVSDLYNKIKVRVSDLYNKIKVRVFDLYNKIKVRVSDLYMFTTSDFNKQTDSCFLFCFFKAIHEDEDENIDLGSSLVLNILGTEHQHLYPNILHLVMADGAYQEDNDE